In Streptomyces sp. NBC_00414, a single window of DNA contains:
- a CDS encoding SsgA family sporulation/cell division regulator — translation MSAVEQYARAHIVTDEAQDPPAVPVALRYDPEADPRQVHIMLPGHHEWVFARDLLEQGLRAPAAAGDVRIWPCGRVQAVMEFHSAKGVAVVQFDAKTLIRFLRRTYTATPVAN, via the coding sequence ATGTCCGCCGTTGAGCAGTACGCGCGCGCCCATATCGTGACGGACGAGGCGCAGGATCCGCCCGCCGTGCCGGTGGCCCTTCGATACGACCCCGAGGCCGACCCTCGACAGGTGCACATCATGCTGCCCGGTCATCACGAGTGGGTCTTCGCCCGTGACCTGCTCGAACAGGGGCTCCGGGCGCCGGCCGCCGCCGGTGACGTACGCATCTGGCCCTGCGGCCGGGTCCAGGCCGTCATGGAGTTCCACTCGGCGAAGGGAGTGGCGGTCGTGCAGTTCGACGCGAAGACGCTGATCCGCTTCCTGCGCCGGACGTACACGGCCACCCCCGTGGCCAACTGA
- the rsmI gene encoding 16S rRNA (cytidine(1402)-2'-O)-methyltransferase, with protein sequence MTGTDGTAAGTLVLAGTPIGDIADAPPRLAAELAGADVIAAEDTRRLRRLTQGLDVQPTGRVVSYFEGNETARTPELVEALVGGARVLLVTDAGMPSVSDPGYRLVAAAVEKDIKVTAVPGPSAVLTALALSGLPVDRFCFEGFLPRKAGERLSRLREVGDERRTLVFFEAPHRLDDTLAAMAEVFGAERRAAVCRELTKTYEEVKRGPLGELAVWAAEGVRGEITVVVEGAPDVTESLDAEELVRRVQVREEAGERRKEAIAAVAADAGLPKREVFDAVVAAKNAARATP encoded by the coding sequence GTGACAGGAACCGATGGAACCGCGGCAGGAACCCTCGTACTCGCAGGCACGCCCATCGGGGACATCGCGGACGCACCGCCCCGGCTCGCGGCGGAGCTGGCGGGGGCCGACGTCATCGCCGCCGAGGACACCCGGCGGCTGCGGCGGCTGACCCAGGGCCTCGACGTACAGCCGACCGGACGGGTCGTCTCGTACTTCGAGGGCAACGAGACGGCGCGTACGCCCGAGCTGGTCGAGGCGCTGGTCGGCGGCGCGCGCGTGCTGCTCGTGACGGACGCCGGGATGCCGTCCGTGTCCGACCCCGGATACCGGCTCGTCGCCGCCGCCGTGGAGAAGGACATCAAGGTCACGGCCGTACCCGGGCCTTCCGCCGTGCTCACCGCGCTCGCCCTGTCCGGGCTGCCCGTCGACCGGTTCTGCTTCGAGGGATTCCTGCCGCGCAAGGCCGGCGAGCGTCTTTCGCGGCTGCGGGAGGTCGGGGACGAGCGCCGCACGCTCGTGTTCTTCGAGGCGCCGCACCGGCTCGACGACACCCTCGCCGCGATGGCCGAGGTGTTCGGCGCCGAGCGGCGGGCCGCCGTCTGCCGCGAGCTGACGAAGACGTACGAGGAGGTCAAGCGGGGCCCTCTCGGAGAGCTCGCCGTCTGGGCCGCCGAGGGCGTGCGCGGCGAGATCACCGTCGTCGTGGAAGGCGCCCCGGACGTCACCGAGTCGCTCGACGCCGAGGAACTGGTGCGCAGGGTGCAGGTGCGCGAGGAGGCGGGGGAGCGGCGCAAGGAGGCGATCGCCGCCGTCGCCGCCGACGCGGGGCTGCCCAAGCGGGAGGTCTTCGACGCGGTCGTCGCGGCGAAGAACGCCGCACGCGCGACCCCGTGA
- a CDS encoding energy-coupling factor ABC transporter permease, producing the protein MHVPDGFINAPVSVAAGVVAATAVAVSLRGARRELDERTAPLAGLVAAFIFAVQMLNFPVAAGTSGHLLGGALAAILVGPFTGVLCVSVVLLMQGILFADGGLTALGVNITVMAVVTTVVAYAVFRGLVKLLPRKRRSITVSAFVAAVISVPAAAVAFTLIYAIGGTTDVPIGQVFTAMVGVHVLIGIGEAAITALTVGSVIAVRPDLVYGARGLTTPLKLRVNGELVDTPAAEPVPVAARSHRKVWLAGLATSLVLAGFVSFYASANPDGLEKVASDKGIDAKVEDHAAADSPLADYGVEGLTDSRLSGGLAGVIGVGVTIVAGTGVFWAVRRRRTPETQGGPAQSGPSQVGESV; encoded by the coding sequence ATGCACGTGCCCGACGGATTCATCAACGCGCCCGTCTCCGTCGCCGCCGGCGTCGTGGCCGCCACGGCGGTCGCGGTGAGCCTGCGCGGCGCCCGCCGTGAACTGGACGAGCGCACGGCCCCGCTCGCGGGCCTGGTGGCCGCGTTCATCTTCGCCGTGCAGATGCTGAACTTCCCGGTCGCGGCCGGGACCAGCGGACATCTGCTCGGAGGCGCGCTCGCCGCGATACTCGTGGGCCCCTTCACCGGGGTCCTCTGCGTCTCGGTCGTGCTCCTCATGCAGGGCATCCTCTTCGCGGACGGCGGCCTCACCGCGCTGGGCGTGAACATCACGGTCATGGCGGTGGTCACCACGGTCGTGGCCTACGCCGTCTTCCGCGGCCTCGTAAAACTCCTGCCCAGGAAGCGTCGGTCCATTACCGTCTCGGCCTTCGTCGCCGCTGTGATCTCCGTCCCGGCCGCCGCCGTGGCCTTCACACTGATCTACGCGATCGGCGGCACCACGGACGTCCCGATCGGTCAGGTCTTCACCGCCATGGTCGGCGTCCACGTCCTCATCGGCATCGGCGAGGCCGCGATCACCGCCCTCACGGTCGGCTCCGTCATCGCCGTACGACCGGACCTCGTGTACGGGGCCCGCGGTCTGACCACGCCCCTGAAGCTGCGGGTCAACGGCGAACTGGTCGACACCCCCGCCGCCGAGCCCGTCCCGGTCGCGGCCCGGTCCCACCGCAAGGTGTGGCTGGCGGGGCTCGCCACCTCCCTCGTCCTCGCCGGCTTCGTCAGCTTCTACGCCTCGGCGAACCCCGACGGCCTGGAGAAGGTCGCCTCCGACAAGGGCATCGACGCCAAGGTCGAGGACCACGCCGCCGCCGACTCGCCGCTCGCCGACTACGGCGTCGAGGGGCTCACCGACAGCCGGCTCTCCGGCGGCCTCGCGGGCGTGATCGGCGTGGGCGTCACGATCGTCGCGGGCACGGGCGTCTTCTGGGCCGTCCGCAGGCGTCGTACGCCCGAGACCCAGGGCGGGCCCGCCCAGAGCGGGCCGTCCCAGGTCGGGGAATCCGTCTGA
- the cbiQ gene encoding cobalt ECF transporter T component CbiQ — MGSGHAHKLYRHGHSPVHALPPHTKLAAVFAFVLVVVSTPREAMWAFGLYALLLATVAYAARIPAGFVLKRLLIEVPFVAFAVLMPFVAQGERVDVLGLSLSVNGLWGAWNVLAKGTLGVAASVLLASTTELRELLLGLQRLRLPPLLVQIASFMIRYGDVIADEMRRMRIARESRGFEARGVRSWGVLAKSAGALFIRSYERGERVHLAMVSRGYTGSMPVIDEVTASRAQWSYAFALPCAALVVCLLGWTL; from the coding sequence ATGGGTTCCGGCCACGCGCACAAGCTCTACCGGCACGGGCACTCGCCCGTGCACGCCCTGCCGCCGCACACCAAACTCGCCGCCGTCTTCGCCTTCGTGCTCGTCGTCGTCTCGACGCCGCGCGAGGCGATGTGGGCGTTCGGTCTGTACGCGCTGCTGCTGGCGACCGTGGCGTACGCGGCCCGGATCCCCGCCGGCTTCGTACTGAAGCGCCTGTTGATCGAGGTGCCGTTCGTGGCCTTCGCCGTGCTGATGCCGTTCGTGGCGCAGGGCGAGCGGGTGGACGTGCTCGGCCTGTCCCTGAGCGTGAACGGCCTGTGGGGCGCCTGGAACGTACTGGCCAAGGGCACCCTCGGCGTCGCCGCGTCCGTCCTGCTCGCCTCGACGACCGAACTGCGCGAACTCCTCCTGGGACTCCAGCGCCTGCGGCTGCCACCTCTCCTCGTGCAGATCGCGTCCTTCATGATCCGGTACGGGGACGTCATCGCGGACGAGATGCGGCGGATGCGGATCGCGCGGGAGTCGCGCGGCTTCGAGGCCCGTGGCGTCCGCTCCTGGGGCGTCCTCGCCAAGTCCGCAGGCGCTCTGTTCATCCGCTCCTACGAGCGCGGGGAACGGGTGCACCTCGCCATGGTCAGCCGGGGTTACACCGGTTCGATGCCGGTCATCGACGAGGTGACCGCGTCGCGCGCGCAGTGGTCGTACGCCTTCGCCCTGCCGTGCGCCGCACTCGTCGTTTGTCTGCTGGGATGGACCCTGTGA
- a CDS encoding penicillin-binding transpeptidase domain-containing protein, whose amino-acid sequence MRSGVKVGIVGGVFAVMVGGAGYGAYNIVSAVSGDGGSAGAGTKKTGPPSGDEVRETSKKFFAAWEQGDAATAGNLTDNSVVAKDLLVAYGGQAHIGKVKITPGAASGATVPFEVSATVSYEGKSKPLTYKSELAVVRGKTTGRALVDWQPSVLHPDLKTGDTLVTGESASPPIEAVDRNGVVLTKGKYPSLGPVLDALRERYGNKAGGTPGVELAIHHENENAGDSTLVTLAKGETGKLRTTLSAGAQAAAEKAVTRYAESSVVAVKPSTGEVLAVANHREDGFNAAFQGKAAPGSTMKIVTAAMLIDNGVTAMNSPAPCPATAVWQSRTFNNLTGMEPNEKATLANSFMRSCNTAFIKLIDGSDERPLTDESLTTEAQERFGIGKDWKTGIVSFDGSVPASGGPNRAANAIGQGEVQMNPLNIASVTATAITGAFRQPYLVSPKLDDRQLATARGLPSGTSAQLKQMMRLTATSGTGAQAMSGLGGDIGAKTGSAEVDGQETSNSWFTGFRGDIAAAAMTEAGGHGGDAAGPIVAAVLRTGG is encoded by the coding sequence ATGCGGAGCGGCGTCAAGGTCGGCATCGTCGGTGGGGTGTTCGCCGTGATGGTGGGGGGCGCCGGGTACGGCGCGTACAACATCGTGAGCGCGGTCAGCGGGGACGGGGGCTCGGCGGGGGCCGGGACGAAGAAGACCGGGCCGCCGTCGGGCGACGAGGTCCGGGAGACGTCGAAGAAGTTCTTCGCCGCCTGGGAGCAGGGTGACGCCGCCACGGCCGGGAACCTGACCGACAACTCGGTGGTCGCCAAGGACCTGCTGGTCGCCTACGGAGGGCAGGCGCACATCGGGAAGGTGAAGATCACTCCCGGCGCGGCGTCGGGCGCGACCGTACCGTTCGAGGTGTCGGCCACCGTGTCGTACGAGGGGAAGAGCAAGCCGCTGACGTACAAGAGCGAGCTGGCCGTCGTGCGGGGGAAGACCACGGGCCGGGCGCTGGTCGACTGGCAGCCGTCCGTTCTGCACCCGGATCTCAAGACCGGCGACACGCTCGTCACGGGTGAGTCGGCGAGCCCGCCCATCGAGGCGGTGGACCGCAACGGCGTGGTCCTGACCAAAGGCAAGTACCCCTCGCTGGGGCCCGTGCTCGACGCCCTGCGCGAGCGGTACGGCAACAAGGCGGGCGGCACTCCCGGCGTCGAGCTCGCGATCCACCACGAGAACGAGAACGCGGGCGACAGCACGCTCGTGACCCTCGCCAAGGGTGAGACCGGCAAGCTGCGCACGACGCTCAGCGCGGGCGCGCAGGCCGCCGCGGAGAAGGCGGTCACGCGGTACGCGGAGTCGTCCGTGGTCGCCGTGAAGCCGAGCACCGGGGAGGTGCTGGCGGTCGCCAACCACCGCGAGGACGGGTTCAACGCGGCGTTCCAGGGCAAGGCCGCCCCCGGCTCCACAATGAAGATCGTCACCGCGGCGATGCTCATCGACAACGGCGTGACCGCGATGAACAGCCCGGCGCCGTGCCCGGCGACCGCCGTCTGGCAGAGCCGGACCTTCAACAACCTCACGGGCATGGAGCCCAACGAGAAGGCGACACTCGCCAACAGCTTCATGCGCTCGTGCAACACGGCGTTCATCAAGCTCATCGACGGCTCCGACGAGCGGCCGCTCACCGACGAGTCGCTCACCACCGAGGCGCAGGAGCGGTTCGGTATCGGCAAGGACTGGAAGACGGGCATCGTCTCCTTCGACGGGAGCGTCCCCGCGTCCGGCGGTCCGAACCGCGCCGCCAACGCGATCGGCCAGGGCGAGGTCCAGATGAACCCGCTGAACATCGCGTCGGTCACGGCGACCGCGATCACGGGCGCGTTCCGTCAGCCCTACCTCGTATCGCCGAAGCTCGACGACCGGCAGCTGGCCACCGCCCGCGGTCTGCCGTCCGGCACCTCCGCCCAGCTGAAGCAGATGATGCGGCTCACCGCGACGAGCGGCACCGGCGCCCAGGCCATGTCCGGGCTCGGCGGTGACATCGGCGCGAAGACCGGCTCCGCCGAGGTCGACGGCCAGGAGACGTCCAACAGCTGGTTCACCGGTTTCCGGGGCGACATCGCGGCCGCGGCCATGACGGAGGCGGGCGGCCACGGAGGGGACGCGGCGGGTCCGATTGTCGCAGCTGTGCTACGGACAGGTGGCTGA
- a CDS encoding penicillin-binding transpeptidase domain-containing protein, with product MGNRRRAPERSRTKTKPAVIGGMIAVVVGGAGFGVYALYGGGAVADAGSASGGKAVKSGPLSAAEVRSTATAFLKAWQSGDVEKAAAATNDSTAARTLLTGYGKEAYIEDVTLTAKKRSGDAVPFSVKGTVTYKTLTKPLAYESELSVVRRVKDGKPLVDWHAAVVHPELEDGDKLVTGEAGTPPVKALDRDGGELTTAKYPSLGTVLDGLREKYGKKAGGKAGVELRVVRAGSEGADDKSKKDTKKTGSSDKNPDKTLLELSEGTPGTVRTTLSPALQATAEQQVAAKSKASAVMIKPSTGEILAVANSGHGFNTAFQGSLAPGSTMKIVTASLLIDKGLASVNKVHPCPKYSTYGGWKFQNDDKFQIKGGTFKASFARSCNTAFISQAKELSDDDLTKQAQQVFGLGMDNWAIGVPTFDGSVPVQSQAQMAASLIGQGGVRMNPLNMASVVATAKTGTFHQPYLVAPTVDDRTLAKATRSLSASTQSQLKELLQYTAAAGTAAEAMAGLGPDFGAKTGSAEVDNQKKPNGWFTAWKGDLAAAGVVQQGGHGGETAGPIVAALLKAGS from the coding sequence GTGGGGAACAGAAGGCGCGCACCTGAGCGCAGCAGGACGAAGACGAAGCCCGCCGTCATCGGCGGGATGATCGCCGTTGTCGTCGGCGGTGCGGGGTTCGGCGTGTACGCCCTGTACGGCGGCGGAGCGGTGGCCGACGCGGGCTCCGCCTCCGGCGGGAAGGCCGTGAAAAGCGGCCCGCTGTCGGCGGCCGAGGTGAGGTCCACGGCCACGGCGTTCCTCAAGGCCTGGCAGAGCGGTGACGTGGAGAAGGCCGCGGCGGCGACGAACGACTCCACCGCGGCGCGCACCCTGCTCACGGGGTACGGCAAGGAGGCGTACATCGAGGATGTGACGCTCACCGCCAAGAAGCGCTCCGGGGACGCCGTGCCGTTCTCCGTCAAGGGCACGGTCACGTACAAGACCCTGACCAAGCCCCTCGCGTACGAGTCCGAGCTGAGCGTCGTGCGTCGCGTCAAGGACGGGAAACCGCTGGTCGACTGGCATGCGGCGGTCGTGCACCCGGAGCTGGAGGACGGCGACAAGCTGGTCACCGGCGAGGCGGGGACGCCCCCGGTCAAGGCCCTGGACCGGGACGGCGGCGAGCTGACCACCGCCAAGTACCCCTCCCTCGGGACGGTCCTGGACGGCCTGCGGGAGAAGTACGGCAAGAAGGCCGGCGGCAAGGCGGGCGTCGAGCTGCGGGTGGTCCGCGCCGGCTCCGAGGGCGCCGACGACAAGAGCAAGAAGGACACGAAGAAGACCGGGTCCTCCGACAAGAACCCCGACAAGACGCTGCTGGAGCTGAGCGAGGGCACGCCGGGCACGGTCCGTACGACGCTCAGCCCGGCCCTCCAGGCGACCGCCGAGCAGCAGGTGGCCGCGAAGTCCAAGGCGTCGGCGGTCATGATCAAGCCGTCGACCGGCGAGATCCTGGCCGTCGCGAACTCGGGGCACGGCTTCAACACCGCGTTCCAGGGCTCGCTGGCCCCCGGCTCGACGATGAAGATCGTCACGGCCTCGCTGCTCATCGACAAGGGGCTCGCGTCGGTGAACAAGGTGCACCCCTGCCCCAAGTACTCGACGTACGGCGGCTGGAAGTTCCAGAACGACGACAAGTTCCAGATCAAGGGCGGCACCTTCAAGGCGAGCTTCGCGCGCTCCTGCAACACGGCCTTCATCAGCCAGGCGAAGGAGCTGAGTGACGACGATCTGACCAAGCAGGCTCAGCAGGTGTTCGGCCTCGGCATGGACAACTGGGCGATCGGGGTGCCCACCTTCGACGGCTCGGTGCCGGTGCAGTCGCAGGCCCAGATGGCGGCCTCGCTGATCGGCCAGGGCGGGGTGCGGATGAACCCGCTGAACATGGCGTCGGTCGTCGCCACGGCCAAGACGGGCACGTTCCACCAGCCCTACCTGGTGGCTCCGACGGTCGACGACCGGACGCTCGCGAAGGCGACCCGTTCCCTGTCGGCCTCGACGCAGTCGCAGCTCAAGGAGCTCCTCCAGTACACGGCCGCGGCCGGTACGGCGGCCGAGGCCATGGCGGGGCTCGGCCCCGACTTCGGCGCCAAGACCGGTTCCGCGGAGGTCGACAACCAGAAGAAGCCCAACGGCTGGTTCACCGCCTGGAAGGGCGATCTGGCCGCCGCGGGCGTGGTCCAGCAGGGCGGCCACGGTGGCGAGACGGCGGGTCCGATCGTGGCGGCGCTGCTGAAGGCGGGCAGCTGA
- a CDS encoding dolichyl-phosphate-mannose--protein mannosyltransferase: protein MTSTASSTDTRQGQGVEEQRPSWQQRLRRFGYTAGSRDDVRDRLVPAYTEPGPRLWAAVGLRQEAAERIVRWSAWGGPLLITLMAGLMRFWNLGSPKAVIFDETYYAKDAWALIHRGFEVNWAKDANDLILQSGGNVKIPTDAAYVVHPPVGKYVIGLGEWMFGFTPFGWRFMTALLGTLSVLMLCRIGRRLFRSTFLGCLAGALMAVDGLHFVMSRTALLDQVLMFFVLAAFGCLVVDRDKARERLAAALPRDTDGTVRPNAEAAQNTLLGRRPWRLLAGLMLGLAIGTKWNGLYVLVAFGLMTVLWDVGSRRVAGARRPYRAVLKHDVGWAFLSTVPVAIATYLLSWTGWFLSATDGKGGYYRNWATADGRTSDWSWLFPDWWRSLWHYETQVYDFHVGLHSPHTYQSNPWSWIVTGRPVSYFYESPLPGKDGCPTDAGEKCAREVLALGTPLLWWAAAFAVAYVLWRWLFRRDWRAGAIACGIAAGYLPWFLYQERTIFFFYAVVFLPFLCLAVAMMVGAMLGPPGATERRRVVGAAATGVLVLLIAWNFIYFWPIYTGQAIPIDNWRARMWLDTWV, encoded by the coding sequence GTGACAAGTACCGCGTCCTCCACGGACACCCGGCAGGGACAGGGCGTCGAAGAGCAGCGGCCGTCGTGGCAGCAGCGGCTGCGCAGGTTCGGCTACACGGCCGGATCCAGAGACGACGTCCGCGACCGCCTCGTGCCCGCGTACACCGAGCCCGGCCCACGTCTGTGGGCTGCCGTCGGGCTCCGCCAGGAGGCCGCCGAACGCATCGTCCGCTGGTCGGCGTGGGGCGGCCCGCTGCTCATCACGCTGATGGCGGGCCTGATGCGGTTCTGGAACCTGGGCAGCCCCAAGGCGGTGATATTCGACGAGACGTACTACGCCAAGGACGCCTGGGCGCTCATCCACCGCGGGTTCGAGGTCAACTGGGCCAAGGACGCCAACGACCTGATCCTGCAGAGCGGCGGGAACGTCAAGATCCCGACGGACGCCGCCTATGTGGTGCATCCGCCGGTCGGCAAGTACGTCATCGGGCTCGGCGAGTGGATGTTCGGGTTCACGCCGTTCGGCTGGCGGTTCATGACGGCCCTGCTCGGCACGCTGTCGGTGCTGATGCTGTGCCGGATCGGCCGCCGCCTGTTCCGCTCGACGTTCCTCGGCTGCCTGGCCGGCGCGCTGATGGCCGTGGACGGCCTGCACTTCGTGATGAGCCGCACCGCGCTGCTCGACCAGGTGCTGATGTTCTTCGTCCTCGCGGCCTTCGGCTGCCTGGTCGTCGACCGCGACAAGGCCCGCGAACGCCTGGCCGCCGCACTCCCGCGGGACACCGACGGAACCGTGCGCCCGAACGCGGAAGCAGCCCAGAACACGCTCCTGGGCCGCCGCCCCTGGCGCCTTCTCGCGGGCCTGATGCTCGGCCTCGCCATCGGCACCAAGTGGAACGGCCTCTACGTCCTCGTCGCGTTCGGCCTGATGACGGTCCTGTGGGACGTCGGCTCACGCCGGGTGGCGGGGGCCCGCCGCCCCTACCGCGCCGTCCTCAAGCACGACGTGGGCTGGGCGTTCCTCTCCACGGTCCCGGTGGCGATCGCCACCTACCTCCTCTCCTGGACGGGCTGGTTCCTGTCGGCCACCGACGGCAAGGGCGGCTACTACCGCAACTGGGCCACGGCCGACGGCCGCACCAGCGACTGGTCCTGGCTGTTCCCCGACTGGTGGCGCAGCCTGTGGCACTACGAGACCCAGGTGTACGACTTCCATGTCGGCCTGCACTCCCCGCACACGTACCAGTCGAACCCGTGGAGCTGGATCGTCACCGGCCGCCCCGTCTCGTACTTCTACGAGTCGCCGCTGCCCGGCAAGGACGGCTGTCCGACGGACGCGGGCGAGAAGTGCGCCCGCGAGGTCCTGGCCCTCGGCACCCCGCTCCTGTGGTGGGCCGCGGCCTTCGCGGTCGCCTACGTCCTGTGGCGCTGGCTCTTCCGCCGGGACTGGCGCGCGGGCGCGATCGCCTGCGGCATCGCGGCGGGCTACCTCCCGTGGTTCCTCTACCAGGAACGCACGATCTTCTTCTTCTACGCGGTCGTCTTCCTCCCCTTCCTTTGCCTGGCGGTGGCGATGATGGTCGGCGCGATGCTCGGCCCCCCGGGCGCCACGGAACGCCGCCGAGTGGTCGGCGCGGCGGCCACCGGCGTCCTGGTCCTCCTGATCGCCTGGAACTTCATCTACTTCTGGCCGATCTACACGGGCCAGGCGATCCCGATCGACAACTGGCGGGCCCGCATGTGGCTCGACACCTGGGTCTAG
- a CDS encoding energy-coupling factor ABC transporter ATP-binding protein yields MDPVTSPSPVPLSPAPSLEVAGLAFAYPDGHQALFGVDFTVARGERVALLGPNGAGKTTLVLHLNGILTGGAGTVTVAGLPVGKKHMAEIRRKVGIVFQDPDDQLFMPSVREDVAFGPASAGLKGPELEARVRTALERVGMEDFADRPPHHLSYGQRRRVAVATVLAMEPEILVLDEPSSNLDPASRRELADILRSLDVTVLMVTHDLPYALELCPRALILSEGVIAADGRTGELLSDDELMREHRLELPFGFDPRSVTMGA; encoded by the coding sequence ATGGACCCTGTGACCTCGCCCTCTCCCGTGCCCCTGTCCCCCGCCCCCTCGCTTGAGGTGGCCGGGCTGGCCTTCGCCTACCCGGACGGCCATCAGGCCCTGTTCGGCGTGGACTTCACCGTCGCCCGCGGCGAGCGCGTGGCCCTGCTCGGTCCGAACGGCGCCGGCAAGACGACCCTCGTCCTCCACCTCAACGGCATCCTGACCGGCGGCGCCGGGACCGTGACGGTCGCCGGGCTGCCCGTCGGCAAGAAGCACATGGCGGAGATCCGGCGGAAGGTCGGCATCGTCTTCCAGGACCCGGACGACCAGCTCTTCATGCCGAGCGTGCGCGAGGACGTGGCCTTCGGGCCCGCGTCCGCCGGTCTGAAGGGGCCCGAGCTGGAGGCCCGGGTGCGTACGGCGCTGGAGCGGGTCGGCATGGAGGACTTCGCCGACCGCCCGCCGCACCACCTCTCCTACGGCCAGCGGCGCCGGGTGGCCGTCGCGACCGTGCTGGCGATGGAGCCGGAGATCCTCGTCCTCGACGAGCCGTCGTCCAACCTCGACCCCGCCTCACGGCGTGAACTGGCCGACATCCTGCGCTCGTTGGACGTGACCGTGCTCATGGTCACGCACGACCTGCCGTACGCCCTCGAACTGTGCCCCCGCGCCCTGATCCTCAGCGAGGGCGTGATCGCGGCGGACGGCAGGACCGGGGAACTGCTCTCGGACGACGAGCTGATGCGCGAGCACCGCCTGGAGCTGCCGTTCGGCTTCGATCCGCGCTCGGTGACAATGGGCGCGTGA
- a CDS encoding nuclear transport factor 2 family protein, with protein MSVRASAETVVDGEATRGVVREFLAARAAGDTGRLVELFADRVDWVLAENPGVPWIRPRSTGAECAAQFTELSELTVPEDARVSVTAVLVDGTDAVLTGHLSGTVRATGKSFEGPFALRLTVEGGRITRHHLYENSLSIAEACAV; from the coding sequence ATGTCTGTCAGGGCCAGTGCGGAAACGGTCGTCGACGGTGAAGCCACCCGGGGTGTCGTGCGGGAGTTTCTCGCCGCCCGGGCCGCCGGGGACACCGGGCGGCTCGTCGAACTCTTCGCCGATCGGGTCGACTGGGTGCTCGCCGAGAATCCGGGCGTTCCGTGGATCCGGCCGCGGTCCACCGGCGCCGAGTGTGCGGCCCAGTTCACGGAGTTGAGCGAACTCACCGTGCCCGAGGACGCGCGTGTCTCTGTCACGGCCGTCCTGGTCGACGGCACCGACGCCGTGCTGACGGGGCACCTGTCCGGGACCGTGCGGGCGACGGGAAAGTCCTTCGAGGGGCCGTTCGCGCTGCGTCTCACCGTCGAGGGCGGGCGGATCACCCGGCACCACCTCTACGAGAACAGCCTGTCGATCGCCGAGGCCTGCGCTGTCTGA
- a CDS encoding serine hydrolase domain-containing protein, whose amino-acid sequence MKVNGTVAEGFEPVRTAFVRNFETLGDRGAAVAVYRDGRKVVDLWAGTKDIDGTDVVDATDATHAWTAGTAQIVRSATKGVAAAALLLLHQRGLLDLDAPVGEYWPEFKAAGKERVLVRHVLSHRAGLPVLDHPLTPEESLDPLRGAEAVARQAPVWEPGTDHGYHALTYGWLVGELLRRVTGKGIGDWIAEEIAGPLGADLWVGLPDREASRVGRVGRVETPENGGGGLRARPKRSVTEAYEDPDSLTRRAFAAITPFPDQNDPAYRAAALPATNGIATADGLARFYASLMGEVDGGTRLFTPTTLAVARAEESAGPDRVLVINTRFGLGYMLHGSASPFLAAGSFGHPGRGGSLGFADPESGIAFGYVTNGFRKTVTADPRAQALVRAVRAALAS is encoded by the coding sequence GTGAAGGTGAACGGCACAGTGGCCGAGGGCTTCGAGCCGGTCAGGACGGCGTTCGTACGGAACTTCGAGACGCTCGGGGACCGGGGCGCGGCGGTCGCCGTGTACCGCGACGGCCGCAAGGTCGTAGACCTGTGGGCGGGCACGAAGGACATCGACGGTACGGATGTCGTGGATGCCACGGATGCCACGCATGCCTGGACGGCCGGTACCGCGCAGATCGTGCGCTCGGCGACCAAGGGCGTAGCGGCGGCGGCTCTGCTCCTCCTCCACCAGCGGGGGCTGCTGGACCTGGACGCGCCGGTGGGCGAGTACTGGCCGGAGTTCAAGGCGGCGGGCAAGGAGCGGGTGCTGGTCCGGCACGTGCTCTCGCACCGCGCCGGGCTGCCGGTCCTGGACCACCCGCTCACCCCGGAGGAGTCGCTGGACCCGCTGCGGGGCGCCGAGGCCGTCGCCCGCCAGGCCCCCGTGTGGGAGCCCGGCACGGACCACGGGTACCACGCGCTGACGTACGGCTGGCTGGTCGGCGAGCTGCTGCGGCGCGTCACGGGCAAGGGCATCGGCGACTGGATAGCCGAGGAGATCGCCGGGCCGCTGGGCGCGGACCTGTGGGTCGGACTGCCGGACCGGGAGGCGTCCCGGGTGGGTCGGGTGGGCCGCGTGGAGACTCCGGAGAACGGTGGCGGGGGCCTGCGGGCGCGCCCGAAACGATCGGTCACGGAGGCTTACGAGGACCCGGACTCCCTCACCCGGCGGGCCTTCGCCGCGATCACCCCGTTCCCGGACCAGAACGACCCGGCGTACCGGGCGGCGGCGCTCCCCGCGACGAACGGCATCGCGACGGCGGACGGGCTGGCCCGCTTCTACGCGTCCCTGATGGGCGAAGTCGACGGCGGTACGCGCCTGTTCACCCCGACGACTCTGGCGGTGGCCCGCGCCGAGGAGTCCGCGGGCCCGGACCGCGTCCTGGTGATCAACACCCGCTTCGGCCTCGGTTACATGCTGCACGGCTCGGCCTCACCGTTCCTGGCCGCCGGTTCCTTCGGCCACCCGGGCCGCGGCGGCTCCCTGGGCTTCGCCGACCCGGAGTCGGGCATCGCGTTCGGCTACGTGACGAACGGCTTCCGCAAGACGGTCACGGCGGATCCACGGGCGCAGGCGCTGGTACGGGCGGTACGGGCGGCGTTGGCATCCTGA